Within the Flavobacterium sp. N502536 genome, the region TTATACTGATTTATATATCCTTCAGGAAGGCCAAAACATCAAATACGATAGTAATTATTGTACTTTTAAGCTGCAAAAAATCAACTCGTTGACAGGTTCCGGAAATTATTTAAGTGTTTCGGTTGGAGATTTATTAGGCAATCTGAATGTCGACACTGCTTATTCGAAAATAAATGTGGAAACGCTTACTGAAAAACAAAAAAATGTAAACATCAACAGCAGTTATACCAATGTATCACTAGGATACAGTGCTAATCTTGCTTTTGATTTTGATATCAATACCAAATACGGAAGTATTAAATATGACAATTCATTAGATACTTCGGTAGCAGAAACTAAGAGCAATTCTAAAAGGATAAGCGGTTTCAACAAGAAAAAAGGGCAAAGCAAGATAGCAGTAACCACCAGCTATGGCAATGCAGCATTAATTAAAAAATAACAATCTTAAAACAACCAAAAAATGAAAAAATCAGTTCAATTATTAGTTTGCAGTGCGCTTTTATTCAGTTCTATTGCAAATGCACAATGGTCTAACAAAAAAATAAAAGGTAATGGCAATGTCGTTACCGAAACCAGAACGACTTCTGATTATAATGCTATAAAAGTTTCCGGTTTTTTTGATGTTGATTTAGTCGCAGGAAAAGAGGGAAAAATTATAGTAAAAGGAGAGCAAAACTTGCTGGCTTCCATAAAAGTGGAAGTCGAAGATAATGTTTTAAAAGTTTATACTGAAAAGGGGGTTAACCTCTCACCAAGCCTTGGCAAAAAGATTGAAGTAACAGTTCCTTTTGAAACCATATCGGCATTGACGCTATCCGGTTCAGGAGATGTTCAATCCAAAGATCCTATCAAAAGCGACAAGTTCCTGGCTAAATTGTCAGGTTCAGGGAACTTTAATCTGGCGGTAAACTCTACTGATCTTGAGTTAAATTTAAGCGGATCAGGAGATGTAAGCTTAAAAGGAAATACGGCTAACTTTGTTACTAAATTATCAGGCTCGGGAGATATCGATGCAGCGAATCTTAAATCAAAAAATACAGATGTAACCATTTCGGGTTCGGGCGACATTCGCGTGAACTGTACTGAAAGTTTAACCGGGAGAGTTTCGGGTTCAGGGGATATTAAATACACAGGGAATCCTGAAAAACGTGATGTAAAAGTTTCGGGTTCAGGAAGCATCTCAAAAGCATAATTTCAAAAAAGCTCAATAATAAAAGAACTTTATCATCATCAAATCAAAGAACAAACAGCACTATTCTTCTTTTATTATTGAGCTTTATCTTTTAAAACCAGTATTCATCCAAAATTAAAACTAATGAAACAAACTCTTTTAGTTTCGCTTCTGGTTTTCTCCTGTAACTTCTCTTTTGCTCAAATAACAACAACTTCAAAAATCAAATCTCTGGACAGCTTAAAAAATAGCACCTCAGAAATGATGTCAAAATACAATCTTAAAGGCTTAAGTGTTGCTGTTTTTGAGAACTATCAAATAATCTGGACCGGTCAATGGGGTGTGAAAGCTGCAAATGCTGAAGAAAAAATCGATCAGTATACTGCTTTCTCTACGGCCTCAATCTCAAAACCTATAGTGGCCATCGTTTGTGCTATGCTGGAAGAAAAAGGATTAATCAACCTTGACGCTCCCGTCTCAAAGTACCTCAAAACATGGCAATTGCCAAACAGTACTTTCACCAAAGATAGTCCGGTTACCTGGAAGCAGCTTTTATCGCATACTGCCGGAACAAGTCAGAATGGTTTTGAGGATTATTATCAGGGAGATTCGATCCCTACTATTGAACAGAGTCTGCAAGGCAAATTATTGCCTCGTTCTAAAAAACCTATTGAATTTCTTTTTAAACCGGGAACCGACTGGCAATACAGCGGTGGCGGTTATGTAATTGTGCAGTGCGCTCTCGAAAATCATTTCAAAAAGCCATTGGCGCAACTTGTAAAAGAAAATCTGCTTGATCCGTTACAGCTGCAAAATTCAACGATGCTTCAGCCTAATGAAAATGGCTTTCTAACCAATGTTGCCAAAGTACACAACCATAACGGAAAAATAATCCGAACAGGGATCCCTATAACTCCTCAGGTCGCGCCTTCGGGATTGTGGTCTACCCCTGCTGATTTGGCCTTAATTGCGATCGAAATGCAAAAAGCATTAGCAGGAAAAGGCAATAAAGTAATTTCGAAAGCTGTGGCCACTAAGGTTACAAACATTGTTACGATGAAAGGTCCGCGTGGCTGGAGTTACGGCTGGCAGAGAAGTTTGGGATACGGAAATCTTGACTGGTTCTCGCATGATGGTTCTAATACCGGGACCGGAGGCGATTTGCTCGCCACAATGAAAAATGGTAACGGGATTGCCGTTTTAGCCAATGGTGATAAACCCAACAGGCTTCCTGTAATGTCTTATATCGAAAAAGAAGTGATCACAAGACTAGGCTGGTCAAAACCAATCAAAACGCATCCTATTGCAATTCCATCCCACTTAAAAGAAGCTATAAAAGGTTATTATACTGAAATTCTCTATGGATATGACGGATTGGGGACGTCTAAAATAATTGAAGAAGATAATTTACTTTATCTCTGCTCTCCGTTTTTAAAAGAAAATTTTGATACTGAGAAAACAAGAATGTACTATCTGGGAAATAATACTTTTAAAATCGACAATTACCCCAACCAGATCCATTTTAACTTACTCAATACTAAATTACAAGCCATAACCATCACCCGTTCAACGGATACAACCCGATTTTTACAGCTTACGCTGGAACAAATCAGAACGCCGCAAACGCAGTTGATCGAACTATTCAGTGAGCATACGTTTGAAACTGCCTTAGCTGAATTTAAAAAGTTAAGATTAAGATACCCTGCTTATAATTTTGAAGATGATCTCAATACTTTAGGATACACTTTATTCAGTAAAAAACTAACGGATCTTTCGGTTCAGATCTTTACACTTAATTGCACTGAACATCCAAATTCTGCAAATGCTTTTGACAGTTTGGGTGAAATTTATGAAGCAATTGGTCAATTAGGTCCTGCTAAAGAAAATTATTTAAAATCGCTGGAGCTAAATCCTAAAAATGAGAATGCTGCGCAAATGCTTTCAAAAATCAATACGCAGCTTAAATCTAAATAATATTGAAGTAAAACACAAATTCCACGAATTGGTACTAATGTGTGTCAATTCGTGGAATTCGTGTTATTTTTTTATACTTCTATCTACACAATAGCTTTTTAAAGTGCCTTTTTTGGTACTCTTCTTAAAAGGAAAATTGCAGTAACAAAAAAGACGGCTAAAATTACAATTGCAGCACGCGGACTTCCTGTTATCTGATCAATGATTCCATAAACACACATTCCGATTACAATTCCAATCTTCTCAGCTACATCATAAAAACTAAAGAAGGAAGCTGTATCCTCGGTCTCGGGTAATAGTTTTGAATAAGTAGAACGGGACAGTGCCTGAATACCACCCATCACAAATCCGGCAACGGTAGCCATAACATAAAAATGCATAGGCAAAATGATAAAATAGGCCAAAGCACAAAATACAGCCCAAATACTATTGATAAAAATTAGGGTTGGAATATTTCCAAATTTAGCAGAAGCTCTGGAAGTCAGAACAGCTCCTACAACAGCAACTAACTGAATAATTAAAATACATTTTATTAATCCGATCGTACTGTCTTCTTTAGTTGCCCACTGAATTTCCTGCGCTCCAAAATAAGTAGCCACAAGCATTACGGTTTGTACCGCCATACTTGAAACAAAAAATCCGCTTAAATATCTTCTTAAAGGAATGTTTTCTTTTAACAGTGCCCAAACCTTCTTTAGCTCTTTAAAGCCGTTGAAAACAACTGCACTCGTTAATTTTTGTCCGCTGGCTTTACTTCCCTTTGGCAAATAAAAATAGGTATACTGACTGAATAAGATCCACCAAACCCCTACCATTATAAACGAATAACGCATGGCTTTCATCGCTGCCTCTCCATCAGTTCCGGTAATACCAAAAAGTTTGGGTTTCATAATCATCAACAAATTGATGATCAACAAAATTACACTACCAATGTATCCCATTGAATATCCTTTGGCACTAATTTTATCCTGCTGTTCTTCAAAAGCGATATCCGGTAAATAGGAATTGTAAAAAACCAAACTCCCCCAATACCCCAGCAGTCCAAAAAAGTAAAAAGCCAGTCCAACATAAATATTTCCAAGATCAAACCAGTATAATCCCATACAGGATAAGGCTCCCATATAACAGAAGAATTTCATGAATGCTTTTTTGTTTCCAACATAATCCGCAATCCCGGATAACAAAGGAGATATAAACGACACTACTAAAAAGGCCGCTGCAGTAATAAAACTAATTAAGGCAGAGTTTTTAAGGTGCATCCCAAATACATCAATATAATGGTCACGGTCTGAGAATAAAGCTTCATAAAATATCGGAAATACTGCCGATGCGATCGTTAGTGTATAAACGGAGTTTGCCCAATCGTAAAATGCCCAGGCATTCAATAGTTTCTTATCTCCTTTTTGTAGGTTTTTCATAGTAATGGTTTTGTTAACAGGCTACGAATTTATCTTTTTTTTATCATAATCAAATCAATTTTCACTAATTCGTGTATTAATAAATTATCACCAAAAAAAAAGCTACTCTAAAAAGAATAGCTTTATAATATTTACGGTAAAAAATTTATTTAATTATTCCAACTTTAAGTGCTGTCGCTCTTGCTTCGGGAATTAAAGCTCTAATATTGGCAATCCTTGTAGCATCAGACGGGTGCGTACTCATAAATTCCGGCGTGCTTCCTCCTCCTGATTTGGCTGACATTCTGCTCCAGAACGAAATGGCATCATCCGGGTTGTAACCTGCAATTGCCATCAGAGTAAGTCCAATTTTATCTGCTTCGGTTTCATTGCCTCGACTGAAAGGCAGCATTACACCAACCTGAGTACCAAGTCCGTAGGCCTGTGCAAATATCTCCTTCGTTTGTTGCGTTTTACCGCTTGTAGCAGCTCCCAAAGCAACACTTCCGATTTGCTGTAATTGTGCAGCGCTCATTCTTTGTGCACCATGATTGGCTAAGGCATGTGAAACCTCATGTCCCATAACAGTGGCTAAACCGGAATCGTTTTGTGTTACGGGTAAAATTCCCGAATACACTACAATTTTCCCTCCCGGCATACACCAGGCATTAACCTCTTTATTGTCTACCAGTTTATATTCCCAGCGGTAATCTTTCAAATATTGTGATTGCCCCAGATAAATCAGGTATTTTTCGGCTGCCGCTTTAATTCTTGTTCCTACAGCTTCTACTTTTTTGGCATCTGCTGTTCCTGTAATCACTTTGTTTTCGGCTATAAAAGTATTGTATTGCTGAAACGAGGAAGGAAACAATTCGCTATTGGAAACAAAATTCAAGTTTTGTTTTCCTGTAATTGGATTTGTCGCACAACTGCCTGCCAGAATTACGACAAAAAGGCCTAATACTAAATGTTTTTTCATGATGGTGGTATTATAACAACATACAAAAATACAATTATTATTTTTTTCAGGATTTATATAATTATCAAAAAAAGTATCAGGATTTCTTTATTCGCCAATAATATGAAGTTCATTGAACTCTTTGTCGACGATTAGAAAATGATTTTGTTCAAAACCAATTTTATCAAAAGTTACTTTTTCATTGTCTATTTCAATCTCCTTCACCGTAAAAGGCAATCCGATTAAATTGATTTTATACTTGCTGTACGGTGTATCGTATTTACCTTCTTTGTGCAATTGAACAATCAGTTCCTTTTCTTTTCCGATAGTCCTGAAAGACAAGAAGCTGTAACGCCCTTTTTTGTAATCGTATCCGTCTTGTGCATCTTCGTACACTACTGATTTTTCTTTCCCCAGTTTGAAATACAAATCCAATGTTAAATCATCAAATTCAAGTTCGCCAACATATTGCTGTACCGGATATTTCGGAATAATAGCTCCCGCCTTTACAAAAACCGGAATTTCATCAAATTTGGTATCAATCCACACTTCTCTTCCTCCTACACTAAATTCGTTGGTCCAATAGTTGTACCATTCGCCTCTTGGAATATACATACGTCTGCCCACCGCATTCGGTTCAAGGATCGGACATACTAAGATCTGATTTCCAAAGATAAATTCATCATTGCGGTAATGTGTTTGTGTGTCTTCCTGATCGTAATACACCAATGGTTTTAACATCGGAACGCCTTCTTCAATGTACTGCCAGAACATGGTGTACAAATACGGAAGCAACTGATAACGCAGGCTCACAAACTTACGGGTAATGTTAATGACTTCTTCATCAAAAGCCCAGGGCTCCTGATTGCCATGATCTCCGGAAGAATGCGTTCGGCAAAACGGATGAAATACGCCTAACTGTATCCAGCGCCCGTACAATTCACCCGTAGGCTGTTCGGCAAAACCACCAATATCAGAACCGGTAAAACCCATCCCCGAAATACTCATTCGTTGCACCTGAATGTTGGCAATCCATAAATGCTCCCAGGTCGCTACATTGTCGCCTGTCCACGAAGAGGTATAACGCTGTGCTCCCGAATAGGCCGATCTTGTAATGACAAACGGACGTTTCGGGTAGGCAAAACGTTTGACACCATGATAGGTGGCTCTGGCCATTTGTGTACCGTAAATATTGTGTGCTTTTCTATGACTACACGGATTTCCGTCGTAAACGTGACGTACATCCATAGGGAATGTTTTATTTGGGACTTCCATAACAGCCGGCTCGTTCATATCGTTCCAGACCCCTTTAACTCCAATCTCTGAAACTAGTTCTTTAAATAAACCTGCCCACCATTCTCTTACTGCAGGATTTGTATAATCAGGAAAATTACATTCACCCGGCCATACTTTACCTTTCATATACGGGCCATCGGCTCTTTTACAGAAATAATCTTTCTCTAAAGCTTCCTGATACACCCAATAATCCTTGTCTATTTTGATTCCCGGATCAATGATGACGACTGTTTTAAAGCCATCCTCGGCCAATTCGGCAACCATTCTTTTGGGATCGGGAAAATAGTCTTTGTTCCAGGTAAAACATCGAAATCCTTCCATATAATCAATGTCAAGATAGATGGCGTCACAGGGGATTTTTAGTTCTCTGAATTTTGAGGTGATTTCTTTTACTTTGCTTTCGGGATAATAACTCCATTTGCATTGGTGGTAACCCAATACCCAAAGCGGTGGTAGTTCCGGTTTCCCGGTTAAATCTGTATAATTGGTCACTACGTCCTGCATTTGCGGACCGTAGATAAAATAATAATTCATTTCTCCGCCTTCTGCCCAAAAGCTGGTAACGTTTCTTCTTTCCTGACAAAAATCAAAAAAGGTCCTGAAAGTATTGTCAAAAAAGATTCCGTAAGACTGTTTGTTGTGTAAACCGATATAAAATGGCACTACTTTATATAATGGATCCTGTTCTTTTTGATACGCATATTGATCTGTGGCAAAGTTCTCAAGTCGCTTGCCTTTTAGATTCATTTGTGTTGCTTTATCTCCTAAACCGTAAAAACACTCTCCATCTTTAGAAGATTTGCTCATTTTTACAATATTGCCTCCGTATTCGTAACTTTCTTCCCAATGAAAACCAAGTTCGTCTTCCAGAATCAGGAAATCATTCAAATCATAAATCGCCAGACGTAAATCTGCCTTCTGGATTTTGCATTTTACTTTACTGGTCCTGATCTGAAAATACGTTTCTTCTTCGGTAAGTTCCAGAAAATTGTAACCGTGAAGCTGTGTTCTGTCAATAGCATACGAAAAATCGTTGCTGAAATATCCTTTTGTTGTAAAACGGAACCGGATTAAACTGTCTCTAAGAATAGTGACTTTTAAGATTACTTTGTTATTGGTATGAAAAAAAATAGAGTCCCCTTCATGTTGATGCGAAATAATTTTTGATGGGTATAAATCGCCTTTATATTCTAATGCTGTATTTGTAATCATATCAATTTTGTATTAATTATATAACGCTAATCTCTCTTTCAAACATACAAAAAAACTCGATAACCCTCTATGAATAAAAGGATTATTCACGAAAACG harbors:
- a CDS encoding MFS transporter: MKNLQKGDKKLLNAWAFYDWANSVYTLTIASAVFPIFYEALFSDRDHYIDVFGMHLKNSALISFITAAAFLVVSFISPLLSGIADYVGNKKAFMKFFCYMGALSCMGLYWFDLGNIYVGLAFYFFGLLGYWGSLVFYNSYLPDIAFEEQQDKISAKGYSMGYIGSVILLIINLLMIMKPKLFGITGTDGEAAMKAMRYSFIMVGVWWILFSQYTYFYLPKGSKASGQKLTSAVVFNGFKELKKVWALLKENIPLRRYLSGFFVSSMAVQTVMLVATYFGAQEIQWATKEDSTIGLIKCILIIQLVAVVGAVLTSRASAKFGNIPTLIFINSIWAVFCALAYFIILPMHFYVMATVAGFVMGGIQALSRSTYSKLLPETEDTASFFSFYDVAEKIGIVIGMCVYGIIDQITGSPRAAIVILAVFFVTAIFLLRRVPKKAL
- a CDS encoding head GIN domain-containing protein is translated as MKKSVQLLVCSALLFSSIANAQWSNKKIKGNGNVVTETRTTSDYNAIKVSGFFDVDLVAGKEGKIIVKGEQNLLASIKVEVEDNVLKVYTEKGVNLSPSLGKKIEVTVPFETISALTLSGSGDVQSKDPIKSDKFLAKLSGSGNFNLAVNSTDLELNLSGSGDVSLKGNTANFVTKLSGSGDIDAANLKSKNTDVTISGSGDIRVNCTESLTGRVSGSGDIKYTGNPEKRDVKVSGSGSISKA
- a CDS encoding serine hydrolase domain-containing protein — protein: MKQTLLVSLLVFSCNFSFAQITTTSKIKSLDSLKNSTSEMMSKYNLKGLSVAVFENYQIIWTGQWGVKAANAEEKIDQYTAFSTASISKPIVAIVCAMLEEKGLINLDAPVSKYLKTWQLPNSTFTKDSPVTWKQLLSHTAGTSQNGFEDYYQGDSIPTIEQSLQGKLLPRSKKPIEFLFKPGTDWQYSGGGYVIVQCALENHFKKPLAQLVKENLLDPLQLQNSTMLQPNENGFLTNVAKVHNHNGKIIRTGIPITPQVAPSGLWSTPADLALIAIEMQKALAGKGNKVISKAVATKVTNIVTMKGPRGWSYGWQRSLGYGNLDWFSHDGSNTGTGGDLLATMKNGNGIAVLANGDKPNRLPVMSYIEKEVITRLGWSKPIKTHPIAIPSHLKEAIKGYYTEILYGYDGLGTSKIIEEDNLLYLCSPFLKENFDTEKTRMYYLGNNTFKIDNYPNQIHFNLLNTKLQAITITRSTDTTRFLQLTLEQIRTPQTQLIELFSEHTFETALAEFKKLRLRYPAYNFEDDLNTLGYTLFSKKLTDLSVQIFTLNCTEHPNSANAFDSLGEIYEAIGQLGPAKENYLKSLELNPKNENAAQMLSKINTQLKSK
- a CDS encoding M48 family metallopeptidase, whose amino-acid sequence is MKKHLVLGLFVVILAGSCATNPITGKQNLNFVSNSELFPSSFQQYNTFIAENKVITGTADAKKVEAVGTRIKAAAEKYLIYLGQSQYLKDYRWEYKLVDNKEVNAWCMPGGKIVVYSGILPVTQNDSGLATVMGHEVSHALANHGAQRMSAAQLQQIGSVALGAATSGKTQQTKEIFAQAYGLGTQVGVMLPFSRGNETEADKIGLTLMAIAGYNPDDAISFWSRMSAKSGGGSTPEFMSTHPSDATRIANIRALIPEARATALKVGIIK
- a CDS encoding glycoside hydrolase family 31 protein codes for the protein MITNTALEYKGDLYPSKIISHQHEGDSIFFHTNNKVILKVTILRDSLIRFRFTTKGYFSNDFSYAIDRTQLHGYNFLELTEEETYFQIRTSKVKCKIQKADLRLAIYDLNDFLILEDELGFHWEESYEYGGNIVKMSKSSKDGECFYGLGDKATQMNLKGKRLENFATDQYAYQKEQDPLYKVVPFYIGLHNKQSYGIFFDNTFRTFFDFCQERRNVTSFWAEGGEMNYYFIYGPQMQDVVTNYTDLTGKPELPPLWVLGYHQCKWSYYPESKVKEITSKFRELKIPCDAIYLDIDYMEGFRCFTWNKDYFPDPKRMVAELAEDGFKTVVIIDPGIKIDKDYWVYQEALEKDYFCKRADGPYMKGKVWPGECNFPDYTNPAVREWWAGLFKELVSEIGVKGVWNDMNEPAVMEVPNKTFPMDVRHVYDGNPCSHRKAHNIYGTQMARATYHGVKRFAYPKRPFVITRSAYSGAQRYTSSWTGDNVATWEHLWIANIQVQRMSISGMGFTGSDIGGFAEQPTGELYGRWIQLGVFHPFCRTHSSGDHGNQEPWAFDEEVINITRKFVSLRYQLLPYLYTMFWQYIEEGVPMLKPLVYYDQEDTQTHYRNDEFIFGNQILVCPILEPNAVGRRMYIPRGEWYNYWTNEFSVGGREVWIDTKFDEIPVFVKAGAIIPKYPVQQYVGELEFDDLTLDLYFKLGKEKSVVYEDAQDGYDYKKGRYSFLSFRTIGKEKELIVQLHKEGKYDTPYSKYKINLIGLPFTVKEIEIDNEKVTFDKIGFEQNHFLIVDKEFNELHIIGE